Proteins from a genomic interval of Marmoricola sp. OAE513:
- a CDS encoding oxygenase MpaB family protein, whose amino-acid sequence MALFSKPEITPHEDYGFFGPDSVTWKVWSYPTSLTVGFQRAVVIEELDPALVAAVDKTQGIYARPRTRYDRTLRYFAMVAFADTRSTSQAADVLVKVHSKAVGTDPVTGKQYDANDPESQLWIQLTGWHSILKAYEMYGPGKLSEAEERQYWAECAVAAELQTCSPDDIPATRAELRAYYEEMKPHLIGSGIARKAMHHLLDASVMLPPMPRVFAPVSWVVGRTLRAATITTMPRWMREMGGIKQSRAVDLGVVPVMKIAFLVANTNKRVKLELLGFLSPMTKPVVAPIFYGVTPTEPVVRTPAEARELYGYDKPAEAHLELRARQAAKVFSEGLAPSEEGIIESEPILGSIDRSKVSA is encoded by the coding sequence ATGGCACTCTTCAGCAAGCCCGAGATCACCCCGCACGAGGACTACGGCTTCTTCGGTCCTGACTCCGTCACCTGGAAGGTCTGGAGCTACCCGACCTCCCTGACGGTTGGCTTCCAGCGCGCCGTCGTCATCGAGGAGCTCGACCCGGCGCTGGTCGCCGCCGTCGACAAGACCCAGGGCATCTACGCCCGCCCGAGGACCCGGTACGACCGGACGCTGCGCTACTTCGCGATGGTCGCGTTCGCCGACACCCGATCGACATCCCAGGCGGCGGACGTTCTGGTGAAGGTGCACTCCAAGGCCGTGGGCACGGATCCGGTCACCGGCAAGCAGTACGACGCCAACGACCCGGAGTCTCAGCTCTGGATCCAGCTGACCGGTTGGCACTCGATCCTCAAGGCGTACGAGATGTACGGCCCCGGCAAGCTCAGTGAGGCCGAGGAGCGCCAGTACTGGGCGGAGTGCGCCGTCGCCGCGGAGCTGCAGACCTGTTCTCCCGACGACATCCCGGCGACGCGTGCTGAGCTGCGCGCGTACTACGAGGAGATGAAGCCGCACCTGATCGGCTCCGGGATCGCCCGGAAGGCGATGCACCACCTCCTCGACGCGTCGGTGATGCTGCCGCCGATGCCGCGCGTGTTCGCCCCCGTGAGCTGGGTCGTCGGCCGGACGCTGCGCGCAGCGACCATCACCACCATGCCGCGCTGGATGCGCGAGATGGGCGGGATCAAGCAGTCCCGCGCGGTCGACCTGGGCGTGGTCCCGGTCATGAAGATCGCCTTCTTGGTCGCGAACACCAACAAGCGTGTCAAGCTGGAGCTCCTCGGCTTCCTCTCCCCCATGACCAAGCCGGTGGTCGCGCCGATCTTCTACGGCGTCACGCCCACCGAGCCGGTCGTGCGGACGCCGGCGGAGGCGCGTGAGCTCTACGGCTACGACAAGCCGGCCGAGGCGCACCTGGAGCTGCGCGCTCGCCAGGCCGCCAAGGTCTTCTCCGAAGGTCTCGCCCCGAGCGAGGAAGGCATCATCGAATCCGAGCCGATCCTCGGGTCGATCGACCGCTCGAAGGTCAGTGCCTGA
- a CDS encoding SsgA family sporulation/cell division regulator, whose protein sequence is MMDRNLTTTVSTMAVQIATVEAEQDHDLSAEFSYNPADPWAVTMTLSTVAGPVNWTFARDLLVEGQYEPTGDGDVHVWPCLSPCGEAVVIVELDSPAGETLLQFPTRAIQDFVYASIEAVPVGSEQTDIDAWLEQLLTAGA, encoded by the coding sequence ATGATGGACCGGAACCTCACCACCACCGTCAGCACGATGGCCGTTCAGATCGCGACCGTCGAGGCCGAGCAGGACCACGACCTCTCGGCCGAGTTCAGCTACAACCCCGCCGACCCGTGGGCGGTCACGATGACGCTCAGCACCGTCGCCGGCCCGGTCAACTGGACCTTCGCCCGGGACCTGCTCGTTGAAGGCCAGTACGAGCCCACCGGTGACGGTGACGTGCACGTCTGGCCCTGCCTGAGCCCGTGCGGCGAAGCCGTCGTGATCGTGGAGCTCGACTCCCCGGCCGGCGAGACGCTGCTGCAGTTCCCGACCCGCGCCATCCAGGACTTCGTCTACGCCTCGATCGAGGCCGTGCCGGTCGGCTCCGAGCAGACCGACATCGACGCCTGGCTCGAGCAGCTGCTCACCGCCGGCGCCTGA
- a CDS encoding ABC transporter permease, translating into MNASTVVRLVSGREIRAKVTSKSFLLATGGLLAIVVLGGLLIKVVGTSDTLKVGVVPETASLSSSVETLAGKTDIDTKKVADRKAGEKLVKSGDLDALLVGTPTKLTVVVENDLDATLESVFTALSQQQALAGEISSLGGDPDKVAGSLASAVPTVKELDPKEQDGGQVVAAYVVGILIFLGLITAGQLVAQGVVEEKSSRVVELLLATIKPWQLMAGKVLGIGAVGVLQLVVVVAGGVGSATAFGLLDTSELNLGATALAAIGWFVIGFASYALVLAGLAALVSRQEDVSSVISPVITLMVVPYVIGVSVGTWDPENPLVVWFSRIPFTSPMVMPIRIAGGGVAAWDVALSVGLSLAVLPILVWLAGRLYSNAVLRTGDRVSLVAALRSEPKSKN; encoded by the coding sequence GTGAACGCCTCCACGGTCGTCCGGCTGGTCTCCGGCCGCGAGATCCGGGCGAAGGTCACCTCGAAGTCGTTCCTGCTCGCGACCGGAGGGCTGCTGGCGATCGTGGTGCTCGGCGGCCTGCTGATCAAGGTCGTGGGCACCTCGGACACCTTGAAGGTCGGCGTCGTCCCGGAGACGGCAAGCCTGTCGTCCTCGGTCGAGACGCTGGCCGGCAAGACCGACATCGACACCAAGAAGGTGGCCGACCGGAAGGCCGGCGAGAAGCTGGTGAAGTCCGGCGACCTCGACGCGCTGCTCGTCGGTACGCCGACCAAGCTGACGGTCGTCGTCGAAAACGACCTCGACGCGACGCTCGAGTCGGTGTTCACCGCGCTCTCCCAGCAGCAGGCGCTCGCGGGCGAGATCAGCAGCCTCGGTGGTGACCCGGACAAGGTCGCCGGATCGCTGGCCTCTGCGGTCCCGACGGTCAAGGAGCTCGACCCGAAGGAGCAGGACGGCGGCCAGGTCGTCGCGGCGTACGTCGTGGGGATCCTGATCTTCCTGGGCCTGATCACTGCCGGGCAGCTCGTGGCCCAGGGGGTCGTGGAGGAGAAGTCCAGCCGGGTCGTCGAGCTGCTGCTCGCCACGATCAAGCCGTGGCAGCTGATGGCGGGCAAGGTGCTCGGCATCGGCGCCGTCGGGGTGCTGCAGCTGGTGGTCGTCGTGGCCGGAGGCGTGGGCAGCGCGACCGCCTTCGGGCTCCTCGACACCAGTGAGCTCAACCTCGGCGCCACCGCGCTCGCGGCGATCGGCTGGTTCGTGATCGGATTCGCGTCCTACGCCCTCGTGCTCGCCGGGCTGGCGGCACTGGTCTCACGTCAGGAGGACGTGAGCTCGGTGATCTCGCCGGTGATCACGCTGATGGTCGTCCCGTACGTCATTGGGGTCTCGGTGGGCACCTGGGACCCGGAGAATCCGCTGGTCGTCTGGTTCTCGCGCATCCCGTTCACCTCACCGATGGTGATGCCGATCCGGATCGCGGGTGGCGGCGTCGCGGCCTGGGACGTCGCCTTGTCCGTCGGCCTGTCGTTGGCCGTCCTCCCGATCCTGGTCTGGCTTGCGGGGCGGCTGTACTCGAACGCCGTGCTGCGTACCGGCGACCGGGTCTCTCTCGTGGCCGCTCTCCGGTCCGAGCCCAAAAGCAAGAACTGA